In Aspergillus flavus chromosome 3, complete sequence, one genomic interval encodes:
- a CDS encoding F-box domain protein: MDRPRRIDDLADELISHILSFLLGSEPSSNDTSPTNSHGSYVPNGSSAHGETSDLDRFRLVCARFKRIATPWKFPRFVLRFSRDGFRRLEDLLDMQLACHVRSFTYMVRPFYQGSDWSRVLKVVESQNLAVSQVQKSRREDQEYIIAGAHDMLLLRRAISAFSSLQQIKLLRLQDGADEQLLDYIREQSSAETVYLDWESACTRAITSLAISLLESNCSAIRFVGPQISPESAVKLSQTPPLTLSTLGARLTSIDVTFHSPKDMTSSIKSVSSVFHDFFLSAKNLTSIKLGFRANMPLDLSLELIFHRLQWKRLRALSIQGWRLDSEEVVSLIRRHRRQLRDIALVGVYLRNGGRWRDILSVLHDEMDQVERIDLRDIDYADHLDSDSPDTNGYASTSSTSVLSVVPEPTLALPPYHASFNADYPFFSPCGSTRRSFSETTLERLRALTADDLGDNGLSVRREQRLLWEAWVLSSPGNMLRRRQ; encoded by the exons ATGGACAGACCACGGCGCATTGACGACCTTGCGGACGAACTGATCAGTCACATCCTCTCGTTTCTCTTGGGATCAGAGCCTTCCTCTAACGATACCTCCCCCACGAACAGCCACGGCTCCTACGTGCCCAATGGCAGCTCCGCGCATGGGGAAACCTCCGACTTAGACCGATTCAGGCTGGTGTGTGCAAGGTTCAAGCGAATCGCTACTCCATGGAAATTCCCTCGTTTTGTCCTTCGCTTTTCACGAGATGGGTTTCGGAGGTTAGAGGACCTTCTGGACATGCAGCTGGCCTGCCATGTCAGATCATTCACGTACATGGTGCGGCCCTTTTATCAAGGAAGCG ACTGGTCCCGTGTCTTGAAAGTAGTTGAATCGCAAAACCTCGCAGTTTCACAAGTACAGAAGAGCCGGCGTGAAGACCAGGAATACATCATCGCTGGGGCTCATGATATGCTACTCTTGCGCCGCGCTATATCTGCATTCTCGTCTCTCCAACAAATTAAACTGCTTCGCTTGCAGGATGGAGCGGACGAGCAGTTACTAGATTATATACGTGAGCAATCTTCAGCAGAGACCGTTTATTTAGACTGGGAGTCAGCTTGCACGCGGGCTATCACAAGCCTAGCGATTTCTCTACTAGAGTCAAACTGCAGCGCTATTCGCTTTGTGGGGCCTCAGATTAGCCCAGAGTCCGCAGTGAAGCTATCGCAGACACCTCCCCTAACGCTATCCACCTTGGGTGCTCGACTAACGAGCATAGATGTCACCTTTCATTCCCCCAAAGACATGACGAGCAGCATCAAATCTGTTTCTAGCGTCTTTCATGACTTCTTTCTATCCGCAAAGAATTTAACCTCAATAAAGTTAGGCTTTCGGGCCAATATGCCTCTCGATCTCTCGCTAGAACTCATTTTCCACCGCCTACAGTGGAAAAGACTGCGGGCTCTCAGCATTCAAGGTTGGCGCCTTGATTCGGAAGAGGTTGTCTCCCTGATCCGCCGACATAGGAGACAACTCCGTGATATCGCATTGGTTGGCGTCTACCTTCGCAATGGAGGCCGATGGCGGGATATCCTGTCCGTCCTGCACGACGAAATGGACCAAGTAGAACGTATAGATTTACGAGACATCGACTACGCAGACCATTTGGATTCGGACTCACCAGATACCAATGGTTATGCCAGTACTTCCAGCACATCGGTCCTCTCCGTCGTCCCAGAACCTACACTCGCCCTACCCCCTTATCATGCAAGTTTCAATGCTGATTACCCGTTTTTCTCTCCCTGCGGAAGCACCCGGCGTTCGTTTTCGGAGACAACTCTGGAGCGGTTGAGAGCACTCACTGCGGATGACCTAGGTGATAATGGATTGAGTGTGAGGCGCGAGCAGAGGTTGCTCTGGGAGGCGTGGGTACTCTCCAGCCCCGGAAACATGTTACGACGCCGGCAATAG